ACCTACCGGGGCGGCTACCTGCCGCCGCGGAAGACCCGGATCGTCGCCATGCCGCCCAGCGCCACCGCACCGAGCAGCACCGCCCAGATGACCGTCGTGTTCAGTCCGGTACCGAACTCCGCGTTGGCCTTCGCGTTGGCCACCAGGGAACTGTCCGGCGGCACGGGCATGGCCACCGGGGGCAGTTCCGCGTAACGGACCAGGCCGGTGCTCTCCAGCAGGGTCATGTGGGTCATCACGAAGCCGTTGGCGTCCTCGGCGAGCTTGCGTACGGTCTCGTTCCGGGTGCCCGACCGGACCGCCCCGATGACCGGGAAGATCGCGCCGTGCGCCGCCCGGAGCCGGTCCACGAAGATCCGGTCGAACCGATCACCGGACGCCTTCGCCATCTCGTCGAGCCAGCCCTTCTGCTGGGCGCTCGGCTCGGCGGGCAACTGGACGCCCAGCTTGTTGGCCGCCTCGACGGTCAACTCGTCCAACTTGTCGTGCTGCTTGGCGATCTCGGCGCCGACCTCCCGGACCCGCTGATTCACGCCCTTTTCGGCCGCCATCGTTCCGGCCGGCATCTCCCACAGCCCGGCCAGCCGTACCCCGTTCAACAGGGCCATGTCGGTCGCACCGAGTTGGGTCGGCCCGGCCGGTGCCGCCATGCCCACACCGGGCAACATCAGCAGTCCGACGACGAG
The nucleotide sequence above comes from Plantactinospora soyae. Encoded proteins:
- a CDS encoding DUF4142 domain-containing protein; amino-acid sequence: MATARSAVKATRRTATVLAGLVVGLLMLPGVGMAAPAGPTQLGATDMALLNGVRLAGLWEMPAGTMAAEKGVNQRVREVGAEIAKQHDKLDELTVEAANKLGVQLPAEPSAQQKGWLDEMAKASGDRFDRIFVDRLRAAHGAIFPVIGAVRSGTRNETVRKLAEDANGFVMTHMTLLESTGLVRYAELPPVAMPVPPDSSLVANAKANAEFGTGLNTTVIWAVLLGAVALGGMATIRVFRGGR